The proteins below are encoded in one region of Alistipes indistinctus YIT 12060:
- a CDS encoding DUF4251 domain-containing protein — protein sequence MKNLFLVMAASLFGLSASAQVLITDAEYLSRRTERVEARAARNSADLKRMDSIVMSKGYRFVPDQFQQMPAGVAHTIYNPNFMLTVKPSYVDIDLPYIQNAVAGPAIITSLNALMPQVQGYAAVQNSDGWTITFQTDAMTEYTYTFTLTIYSLTQEGVLTVATDQFNTVTYQGTVKALF from the coding sequence ATGAAAAACTTATTCCTTGTGATGGCAGCCAGCCTGTTCGGCCTGAGCGCATCCGCCCAAGTCCTGATTACCGACGCCGAATACCTTTCGCGCCGTACGGAACGCGTCGAAGCCCGCGCTGCGCGGAATTCCGCCGACCTGAAGCGCATGGACTCGATCGTGATGTCCAAAGGCTACCGTTTCGTGCCCGACCAGTTCCAGCAGATGCCCGCCGGCGTGGCACACACCATTTACAATCCCAACTTCATGCTGACGGTAAAACCGTCGTATGTGGACATCGACCTGCCGTATATCCAGAACGCCGTTGCAGGTCCCGCCATCATCACTTCGCTCAATGCGCTGATGCCGCAGGTGCAAGGCTATGCCGCCGTGCAGAACTCCGACGGCTGGACGATTACCTTCCAGACCGATGCGATGACCGAATACACGTATACTTTCACGCTGACGATCTATTCGCTCACGCAGGAAGGCGTACTGACCGTCGCTACCGACCAGTTCAATACCGTGACCTACCAGGGTACGGTCAAAGCGCTGTTCTAA
- a CDS encoding DUF4251 domain-containing protein, translating into MKKGILSVLMLLAGTVVFAQRPSLPVTSAEFAPGTVRRQARAEERAERNARFIARQDSLVQSRNFQFLPVSVLEVPGGGEQTINNIYYYLAVFPDHIEVHLPTLRGYLNPYVEVLNFDAPRPKDYKASKTQSGWNISFNAADGEGNVYTFGINLFTATGEAIMTMLTPRSTIKYVGSLAANEPLLNTPPSGAR; encoded by the coding sequence ATGAAAAAAGGGATTTTGTCGGTTTTGATGCTGCTCGCGGGAACCGTGGTTTTCGCCCAGCGGCCCTCTCTGCCGGTCACTTCTGCGGAGTTCGCTCCGGGAACGGTGCGCCGGCAGGCCCGGGCCGAAGAACGGGCCGAACGCAACGCACGTTTCATAGCCCGGCAGGACAGCCTGGTGCAGTCACGCAACTTCCAGTTCCTGCCCGTCAGCGTGCTCGAGGTGCCCGGCGGAGGCGAGCAGACGATCAACAACATCTACTACTACCTCGCCGTTTTCCCCGACCATATCGAGGTGCACCTGCCTACGCTGAGGGGCTACCTGAATCCTTATGTCGAGGTACTCAATTTCGATGCGCCGCGACCGAAGGATTACAAGGCTTCGAAGACCCAGTCGGGCTGGAATATTTCGTTCAATGCGGCCGACGGGGAGGGGAATGTCTACACATTCGGCATCAACCTTTTCACGGCTACGGGCGAGGCGATCATGACGATGCTGACTCCGCGGAGTACCATCAAGTACGTGGGGTCGCTGGCGGCCAATGAGCCGCTGCTGAACACGCCGCCGTCCGGGGCGAGGTAA
- a CDS encoding lipopolysaccharide biosynthesis protein — protein sequence MGIVKRDSIAITVLSYVGVVVGYVNKILLFPNFLSEEQVGLTSILVSLAVMYAQFSALGINSTVVKFFPFFRTADKRHNGLFFWSALGVSVGFVLFTALFLIFREPVMHYFAKESPLLSEYYLLLIPLGLATLFYNFYSAWLQALSRTIISSAVNEVLLRLLITAEISLYALGVLNFEQFIVGYIAIYFVPMLILLLYTLYLRESHLHPVITSRTKKLVTIAGIYGLWQYLGGASVFLTNVIDQTMLAGMEGLMQGGIYAIMMYMVSAMLIPYRSMVKVATPVVTNLWKERDMAGMQRIHRDVSLMNLIVGCFFFLAIWINLDNIFSLMPASYSAGRYVFLFLGLGRIFEMYAGLTGVILITSKRYRYDFTFSVLLVGMTVASNAALIPSLGMNGAAIATMSTVIVYNLIRIGFVWKFFRIQPFAATDCWIVLLTGAMVGLSALIPYLGNFILDAAVRTLVISLLFGATVYYTNASPQLNATLDGLLARIGIRLPR from the coding sequence ATGGGCATCGTCAAGCGGGACAGCATCGCGATCACCGTCCTCTCCTATGTGGGAGTCGTGGTGGGCTATGTCAACAAGATTCTGCTGTTCCCGAACTTCCTGAGCGAGGAGCAGGTCGGCCTGACCAGCATCCTCGTTTCTCTGGCGGTGATGTACGCGCAGTTCTCGGCCCTCGGCATCAACTCGACGGTCGTCAAGTTCTTCCCGTTTTTCCGCACTGCGGACAAACGTCACAACGGCCTCTTCTTCTGGTCGGCACTGGGGGTCAGCGTCGGTTTCGTGCTCTTCACGGCGCTCTTCCTGATCTTCCGCGAGCCGGTGATGCACTACTTCGCCAAGGAGTCCCCCCTGTTGTCGGAATATTACCTGCTGCTGATCCCGCTCGGGCTGGCGACCCTTTTCTATAACTTTTACAGCGCGTGGCTGCAGGCGCTCTCGCGCACGATCATTTCGTCGGCGGTCAACGAAGTGCTGCTGCGGCTGCTGATTACCGCCGAAATTTCGCTCTATGCGCTGGGGGTGCTCAACTTCGAACAGTTCATCGTCGGTTACATCGCGATCTACTTCGTCCCGATGCTGATCCTGCTGCTCTACACGCTCTACCTGCGCGAATCCCACCTGCATCCGGTAATTACCTCGCGCACCAAAAAGCTCGTCACGATCGCAGGCATCTACGGTCTGTGGCAGTACCTCGGCGGCGCGTCGGTGTTCCTGACCAACGTGATCGACCAGACGATGCTGGCAGGTATGGAAGGGCTGATGCAGGGCGGTATCTATGCGATCATGATGTACATGGTCAGCGCGATGCTGATCCCCTACCGCTCGATGGTGAAGGTAGCCACGCCGGTGGTGACGAACCTGTGGAAAGAGCGCGATATGGCCGGCATGCAGCGCATCCACCGCGACGTGTCGCTGATGAACCTGATCGTAGGCTGCTTCTTTTTCCTCGCGATTTGGATCAACCTGGACAACATCTTCTCGCTGATGCCCGCCTCTTACTCGGCCGGACGCTACGTATTCCTTTTCCTGGGACTGGGACGCATCTTCGAAATGTACGCGGGCCTCACGGGAGTGATTCTCATCACGAGCAAGCGCTACCGCTACGACTTCACCTTCTCGGTGCTGCTGGTGGGCATGACCGTCGCGTCGAACGCCGCGCTGATCCCGTCGCTGGGCATGAACGGTGCGGCGATCGCCACGATGAGCACCGTGATCGTCTACAACCTGATCCGCATCGGTTTCGTGTGGAAATTTTTCCGCATCCAACCGTTCGCCGCCACCGACTGCTGGATCGTGCTGCTCACAGGGGCCATGGTGGGCCTCTCGGCACTGATCCCCTACCTGGGCAATTTCATCCTCGACGCCGCCGTACGCACGCTGGTCATTTCGCTGCTGTTCGGCGCCACAGTCTACTACACCAACGCGAGCCCGCAACTCAACGCCACCCTCGACGGCCTGCTCGCCCGCATCGGCATCCGCCTGCCCCGGTAG